CCGGTCGTGGCGTGGGCCCGGGCCAACGGCGCCTAGATCTTGCGCATCCGCACCCGCTCGACGAGGTGATCGGCGCCCTTGCGCAGCACCAGGGAGGCCCGCACCCGGGTGGGCAGGATGTTCTCCACCAGGTTGGGCAGGTTGATGGACTGCCAGATCTCGCGCGCCTCGGCGGCGGCCCGCTCATCACCTAAGTCGGCGTAGTGGGAGAAGTGCGCTCCGGGCTCCCGGAACGCGGTGGTGCGTAGCTGGAGGAAGCGGTCGATGTACCACTTCTCGATGTCCTCGGTCCGCGCATCGACGTACACCGAGAAGTCGAACAGGTCCGAGATCATCAGCGTCGGGCCGGTCTGCAGCACGTTGAGGCCCTCGACGATGAGGATGTCCGGCTGGGAGACCGTCTGCACCTGGTCCGGCACCCGGTCGTAGAGGCGGTGGGAGTAGACGGGCGCATCGACGGAACGGGAGCCGGCCTTGACGTCGGTGACGAACCGCAGCAGCGCCCGCTGGTCGTAGGACTCCGGGAAACCCTTGCGTTTCATGATGCCCCGGGCGTTGAGCTCCGCGGCCGGCAGCAGGAACCCGTCGGTGGTGACCAGGTCCACCCGCGGGTGCGAGTCCCAGCGCTGCAGCAGCACCTGCAGCAGGCGGGCGGTGGTGGACTTGCCCACCGCGACGGAGCCGGCGACGCCGATGATGAAGGGCACGTGCCCGGAGGAGTTGCCCAGGAACGTCTCGGTCGCGGCGATGAGCTTCTGCCGGGCCGAGACCTGCAGGTGGATGAGTCGCGAGAGCGGCAGATAGACCTCCGCGACCTCCTCGAGGTCGATGTTCTCGCCGATACCGCGCAGCTCCTCGACCTCGTCGGCGGTGAGCACCTGGGGCATGGACTTACGCAGGGCGCGCCACGAGGCACGGTCGAAATCCACGTAGGGGGAGCTGTCCTTGGGGCGCGACATGGCCTCCATTGTGTCACCGGGCACGCTGCGGACCCGGTTCGGGGGTATCGGGCAGCGATGGGCCGGTGACGGGGCGGTAAGCTTCACAGGCGACTGCCGTGAACTCACCGAAAGGTTGGCCCTTACCCCCATGTCCTACGCACCCGATGATCTGCGCTACCAGGAACTGTCCGTGCTTGATCCGGAGGTGGCCGCGGCCATCGACGGTGAGCTGCACCGTCAGCGCGACACCCTCGAGATGATCGCCTCCGAGAACTTCGTGCCGCGCGCCGTGC
Above is a window of Corynebacterium suedekumii DNA encoding:
- the coaA gene encoding type I pantothenate kinase: MSRPKDSSPYVDFDRASWRALRKSMPQVLTADEVEELRGIGENIDLEEVAEVYLPLSRLIHLQVSARQKLIAATETFLGNSSGHVPFIIGVAGSVAVGKSTTARLLQVLLQRWDSHPRVDLVTTDGFLLPAAELNARGIMKRKGFPESYDQRALLRFVTDVKAGSRSVDAPVYSHRLYDRVPDQVQTVSQPDILIVEGLNVLQTGPTLMISDLFDFSVYVDARTEDIEKWYIDRFLQLRTTAFREPGAHFSHYADLGDERAAAEAREIWQSINLPNLVENILPTRVRASLVLRKGADHLVERVRMRKI